ATTAATAACACTTCTTCTCATCCCATTCCGGGAGCAACGCTGGGTCACGCAGGTTCAAGCATAATTTCTTCACAGTGTTCTTTATGGCGTTTCGATCTCTCGCTTTCCTTATTTATCCGTTTCGCTGTACATTCAGTCATTTCTAAGGGTcgtaaatgttttatattctcACATTGATGATACCTTAAGAACTGGTTTTTTGGTAGAACGAATTAGGCTAGCCGGTCTTAATCAAATGTTAATCGGTCCCCGGTATACCGGCATTACCTTTCCAACGAACTCGGGCTGTTCCACAGGTACGTTCCAATTGAGGAAAGCATCTTTTTGCACTGCTTTTCACTAATTTCACTGTACCCACACAGTTACGAAGTGCAGATCGAGGAAACGAGATGAATCTGTTTAATGGATTCAATTTCACAAAAGTACCTTTAGCAACTTGGCACAGAAAGCTCTGCACTGATTAACACAACCGTTCACGCTGGCCGATCGATACCGAATGTCGCAAATTTCGGACCAAAAAGCCGTTGGTGATGATCTTCAAAGATCCTTTATTGCCGCATTAACCCTTGTGCGCGTATCGCGGAACTTTGTACGCGTTACGCGTtttagtgtttatttttcaaacatgatggtttaaatttattgttggGAATTAATGTCTTCatcttttcttcattttcatcactaTACATTATATATTCTTTACGTAATTAAGATTGGTGTTGTAATATTAGCAGGTCAGTGATGTCAAACCCCTTGTTTTTACGGGGTTTGCTTGTGGAATTGTTTTTGCGAGGCCGGAATTCGTTCGAACTCCGTGGAACTGTGAAGCACTCCAGATTAAATATCAGACGATCGGGTGGGAACAGCAATCGAATAGAAAGAAAGCCAACACACATGTAAGTACGTGAAAAAACTGTATTTTTAGCAAAGCAATATGTGTTAACAAATCTTTTCGCTTACAGGGCCATTATAAAACCATTAGATATAGTACCAGCACCATGTGATGTAAAATAATGCAATCCAGAAAAGGTATTATCCGCCAAGTCCATCAATTTAGTTTGTACTGTTCGATTGAGTTTCCCGCCAGCAGATGAACCTGATCCGGTGTGGATGCGGTTCCCATCGGTATCCAATCGTCTGCCAGTCCGGCATCCTTCCGTGCTGAGCGGAGGGCATTCCGCAGGGCAAACAGTACCACAATGGACATATTTAAGGCCGGTTCTCCGGTTGCCTTCGAACGTAGCACGCCAGCGGGGTTGGAGCTGTTGTGCAAGAATCGCACGCGGAAATCAACCGGAATGTCCTTCGCTCCCGGCGGTTTGTACGTCCAGGTACGGTTGGTCAGTAGTGCACCGTCCTCCGCATTGTACACTAGTGCCTCCGTGAGCCAGTAGCCCACACCCATAATGAATGCACCCTCAATTTGTCCCACGTCAATGCCGGGGCTCAAGCTTTCTCCCGTGTCCTCCAAGATGTCGACACGACGCAACTGCACGTTACCAGTCAACACGTCTACCTCGACTTCGGCACAGCTTAACCCCCAAATGATGTACGGCTTCAGCTCCGTGGCACGATACTGATAGGTGGCGCACAGATCTACATTACCCGCGTAACACAGCTGCGTGATGGTCTCCCAAGGTACGTCCTTATGCGCGTCGCGCACGGGTTTGATACGTTCCAGCAGTATCTCGCACGCTTTCTTCACGGCCTGTGAGAAGGAATAGAGAGTGTTACTTTGGAAGTTTTGTGAATGTTGTAATTTGTAGTATTTTGATACTTACATAGCACACTGCCTCGCTGGTCATGCTGCCACCAGTGACGATGGCATTGGGCGACGTCAAActgttggttggtttgatGCTAATCTTCTCCAGTGGCAATCCAAGCACGAACGCAGCCACCTGTGCCGCCTTGGTATTCATGCCCTGACCCATTTCGATGCCACCGTGAGTAACTGAAACCGTACCATCGCCAGCATGGATCGATACCAATGCGTGCAGAGCTCCAAAGTATCCCAGCGGATAGCGCATCAGCGAGATGGCAATGCCTCGCTTACGCCAGCGATTGTCTATGTTGAACTGATCGATTTCTGTCCTGCGCTGGTTGTACCCCACATCCGTACGGAACTGTGGCAGCAGCTCGCGCATCTTGCTACCGTCGGGCGTGTTGACCAACCGAAGCTCCAAGGGATCTAATCCCAACTCCCAAGCAATGTGCTCCATAATGTTTTCGATCATCGCAATACCTTCCGTGGTGCCGGGTGCTCGACACCAGGTGTTGCTGGGTGCGTCCGTTTTAGCCGCCTTACCGACAACCTTCCACGTCTTGGTGTCGTAGCAGTTGTTGAAGAACTCGGACGTTGCTTCACCAACCGATTCGTTCAGAGACGCACCGTAATCCTGCATATAGTTGTTCGTGAGCTTTACGATGCGTCCATTGGTTTCCACGTCCACTTCGTAGTCGGTAATGCAACCGTACCGCTTACCGATGGAGCTCATGTTTGATTCGATCGTTAGCACGAAACGAACCGGCCGGTTCTGTAGATGGGCCGCCAAGGCGCAGGCACATGCGACTTGACCGGCGCGTGAAATCTTCGATCCATAGCCACCGCCCAGCCGGCGTACGGTAATGTTTAGACTGTTTTCGGGCACCTTCAGCATCGATGCGATCGCGATCTGGCACAGATCGACCCACTGCGTCGAGCTGTGCACATCCATGCCGTCCTCGATCGGTACGCACACGCAAGTTTGCGTCTCCATGGTGTAGTGATACTGGCCAGCCATTTCGAACCGTCCGGTTACTTTGCGGGCAGCCGACACCTTGACGCGGTAGTTCGAACCACGGCGGGTTGTAGTTGGTGGTTCGTCAAAGATGCGCATCTTCGCTTGATTGTCGACGAGTGATTTTAATGTGGGATAGACCGGTTGCGGTTGGGACATACGTTCGTAGAGAATGTTGACGAGTGTCGCAGCGTGGTTGGCCTGGTTGAACGTTTCCGCCAATATGATACCGACCGGTTGGCCATGGTACAGTACCTCACCGCTACAGAACACTTCTTCCACCTCCTGATTGCCCAGGCTGGCTGGCATGAAGTTGTTCGTACCGGGAATGTCTTTTGCGGAGTAGAACGCCACAACACCGGGATATTTCTGAGGGTGAAAGAACGAACTAGAGTTAGGACAGAGCGTTAAACTGAGGACCCAATTGCTAAATAACGCTCACCAGCGCATCAGTAGCATCTATTTTGCCGATACGCGTATGGGGTTTGGTGGCAATAACGAAGGCCCCATACAGTTCCCCGGGCAGCGGAGGTAAATCGTTGGTAAACTTAGCCTCACCAGACGTTTGGGCGAGGGCCTCAATCTTCGGGATGTTCTTCGTGAGTGGCCAATTACGTTCGTACGTATCGAACGTCTGTTGGCCGGATGACAGTGGACGCTCCAGTACGGTACCGCCGGAACGGTAGGATGGTTTCACCAGCACAGTACCATCCGGCGCTATATCTAGCAGATACTTGTAGTACAGTGCCATTGCAAGATTTTTGCGATACTCGGCGGACACATCGGGTAGTACCCAATCGGGACGGATATCGTTGGTTAGCTGGTTCATCGTAGCCAGGATGGTATCAGCGTCAAACAAATTTTTGCCCGTCAGAAAAGCCTCCGTTGCTGTGGCATGGGTAAACTAAAAAGGATAATTATAACCCATGATGAGTTCTACTATTCGTTTGAAGCATCAGTAGCGAACGCTTACATCTGGACTGATTCCGCCAAAGCAAATCTTGATAGACTCCACCGTCACACCATCCTCGGCAAACTTGGTGAGAAAAGCTCCATTGACGTAAGCGTGCGCGTTTTGAGAGCGTGGCATCACTTTGAACGATCGGTACTGGTAGCGGGTGGAATCTAGCGCCGGCAGTGTAACCGATTTCAACACCTTCTTCTGCATGTCTAGCTGGACAAATTCGGCCGGTGTAATGAGGCTTGATTTTCCGCCAGCTTCAACTAGGGCGAATACCAATGGGGAAAACAATTTAGCACAGTTGTGTCTGAAAGTTTGATCAGAAAACGGACGTACCAACTGTCAGCTTCGCACCGACCGTTTCCAATATCAGATACATATCGGATGGGAACTCATGATGTTGGTTTTTAATGCTCAGATTGCCCGCGATTGTTCCGGCACTGCGTACCGGCACGTTCGCAATCAGATCGATGTGTTTCACTAGCTGCATGAAGTGCGAAAAGTTTGGCGATTTGTTCGCGGTTTCATCCAGGATGTGCATGAACTCCGTCAGGGAAACGTTCGCACCGACCACCAGTTCGTTATTAGCTGAGGAGTGCGTATGCAACTCCTCGACAGCATTGATGTCGATGAATGCTTGCAGCGCAGGACTGCGTCGGTAGACACCTGTAAAAGAAGATTACACTAAGATGACTTTTCTTTGGAACAAGAAAGAAGATCACCTACCATGAGCGGTATTGCCAGCGACCAGCATGTACGGTTTGCTACCGATCTGTTCAAAAATCGCAAAAATATCTGCCAATTGTGCAACGCGATGCCACTCCTTATCGTCTTCAAACACTAGCTTCACCGGACGCTTCAGATCGATACGATCCTTTGCCGAAATGCACTTGCCCGCACAAGGACTTCCCGTTTTAGGGCACGTTTTCGTGAGATCCTCAATATCCTGGCACGCATCGAGCAGCTTTTCGTCCGCATCGACCGTCAACGATTTGAACGCGTCCAGTATGGGGCGATAGCCGGTGCAACGGCATATGTTACCACCGAAGGCATTTTCCACATCGTCCATCGAGATCGCACCACGGTTCGCTTCCATCAGGCTGTACATGTTCATGACCATGCCGGGTGAGCAGTAACCGCACTGCGTCCCATTCAGATGAGCCAATCGTTGCTGGATGGGATGGTAACCATCTTTGCGGTTGCCAATACCTTCCACCGTTTTCACATCCAGCCCATGGCACGCATAGACCGGATAAAGGCACTGAAATCATGGGTGGAATCATCGTTAGCCGTATTGAGTACCTCGCAAATCTCCAGTGTACCTACCGAATTGACTGCCCATGATTTCTTCTCCTTCGTCACCGGGTGGATACCGTTGACGTTTACGATGCATGCTCCACAGCCACCCTCCAGACACATGAACTTGGTACCGGTCAGATGTGCATGGTTGCGTATAAACGTATTCAGCGAAGTATCGACCGGAATCGTGCGAGGATCCACTGCAATCAAGCACAAGGGAAAAAAGATCGTTAGACGCTATTCTTGGCAAGGGAAGATTCGATTAGAAGCACTAATTATAAACAACACTCACCAGTATACGGTTTCCCATTGATTGTAAAGGTGACTTCCGTTAGAGGACTGTACagacaaaaaatgcaataaaaacctATCATTATTTGCTCATTGCGATGCTTGGCCGTTGATAAGGGTAAGGTGCAGTGGCGTACCACTGAAGTGGAATTCATTTGTATGAAATCAGCAATGTTACATATTTGTatgatgggaaataaaaaaaaagaagcatttcGTGACAAGATCACGATCGCATTCTGACGTACGATCACCACAGTAACGGATCGTCAAGGCGTTTGAGAAAATTGCATCCTATTGCCGCCtgcatgttttgctttaaaacgCTTGTTTCGAGACCGTAATGGGCTCGGCTGGCATTAACCGGATGCTTAACGACATTGGTCACGTCTCTGGCAAGATTTACGACAAGCGAATACGCAATCGAcaacaaaatatgcaaaacaaacaaaacacaatcgaGCGCAGTCCAGCTGGAACGGCTTGATGCGaggggaatttttttttcctgtccaATTGCCAAACACGCTGAagaaaattgcacaaaaaagagagcataaagaaacattaacaaaaacacGCGGTCATGTGAAGTTCGCCATCAAAGCAACATGCTCATGACGGTTGAAATCGCGTTGCAAACCGGTCTGTAGAGAATAATACTTGATTGTGATCTGTGTACCACGGAGGTGGAGGATAAAAACATGGTATGATGGATTGCTAGTTTCGGAAACGAGCTGTCAGCAATTTTGGAGAGAAAATgtacacgcacactcacaaaaACATTCCTTCCGATCACAGCATCAGCAATCAGAGCTTACCTGTCCGCTTCCGAGCTGCCCCAAATGTAACTACCGAGCGTCGAAAGCATGTCTAACGCACTAACTTCACTATTGAAGCGCACAGTTCGAAACGATGCAGTAAATTATGCGTAGAAagttgaaatattaaaatgttgtGAAACGTATCCTCGGCGTTGTTCGTTTTCAAGGACAAACAAGCAGCTGGAGTCTGGGATGCAGGCAGCCACACCACACCGAAACCGTGCAAACACTCGTCAAAACggcagcaacaaacacaacgcTTCCGCTCACTACGACTGATCGTGAGCGAGTGGTGATCTCAGCGCAAAAAGGTTTGCCCGCGCCCGTTTGGCTCTTTTGTGTGTGGTAAGATTTGCGAGCCGGTCCTTAAACACGCGAGAGATAATTTTAGCGTGTAGTTTGGTCGAGTACATGTACACTAACCGGAACGTTGATGTACGTTTGTCTTATTTCCATGATTAACTATTGGTCAATTTGCGCAAACATTTGCGTGACTAGCTGTTGAACAATGAGCGCATATTAGCGGTAATGCGCAGGGAAATTTTTGTAGAAATTCGCAAGGAGTAATACATCGCTTTCAGCTGATTAAAGATTCCACCGTTATGTGTTATAAGTGTGGTTATAAATCTTGGAATGATTCGTGAAATTTTGAGATGGAGATGGAGAATCACTCATTAATGTCTTTTACATTTATTCAAATTCGCCGAATACATGTTTAAACTTATAAAATATTCGAAATATCTGATCTGATAACGGATTTCAGTAATATAATCGTATAATTATCGAGTATCAGTAATTGACCTTTTACATATTCACTTTTACTTTATCACaactttattaaaataaaatgctatTCACTACTTGTATTAAGAAACACTGCATTAGCAGCCCAGAACAGATAACCAAGTTGTGCAGTGAATGTAGTTTCTCTCTTACAAGACAGACCGAATGCATCTTTCACCTCAGGTGCTGTATTGTGTGTGAACTCTTGACGATTGCAGTTATTTTACCATGCGTAATAACCGGTTACAACAGCTGAGAGGATGCAATATTCGAGCTTATCAGCtggtagaaaaataaacaaaataacgaCAGATTCCCTATGCGTTTGGGTCCGTTGGTTACTGTTGATAGTTCACTTGTACGCCGGTTCGACCGGCCGGCAAATGCTTGGTCAGCCCGGTATGATTCCCCTATTTAAAAGCACATGAATTTAGTGTTGATTGactgattgatttgattgctTGCTCGATTGTTGATTGATTAAGGTATATCAATTGCAATGTGCCTCTGCCAATAAAGCTTGTGTCGTTGGGCTATGACTAACCTGCTAATCTGATAACAATAAACCAATTAGTTAGTATGACTTCTTTCGATAAACAAGTTTTGGGagtcatcatttttaatgaagGTAAAATCAAAGAATGTTGTGCGTGTCCATTTCCATAATATCGGGCAATACTATAATCTcatttgcaattattttataaattaagGTCTTAAGGTGTATTTAAAGGTTTTAATGTATGCGTAAAGACTAAAGGTTTCTCCTAAAGATATGAATGAATAGTACAAAAAGCGTGTAATGTTTACCTCACGCATCAAGCAATTTATGGCCGCTTCCTTTACGTCTACGGCAACGAGAATTTCCTCACCGTGAGAGCACGAACACAACTCCATTGAAACCGGTTCTAAAAATTGAAGGATAGCGaagaaaacatgcaaaaaacaACCGCGCAACTCTCAACAACTTACGCAATTACATGTTGTTCAGTGTGCACTTGTTCTGTGTTTGAGACAAACCGATCGTTGGCAGAAATATTGGGCTGGCAGTTCTGGATCAGGTACAGCCAAATTATGGCTTGTTGGATGCCGCTTGCAACACTGCTGCTCAGTGCAATTAGTGTGTTTATCACCGGAAACGAGGCAGCTCGCATATTGGGAATTTTTCCTACCACTTCAAAGTCTCACTGGATTCTGGGGACGGCTTTGGCGAAGGAGCTTGCAAAAGCTGGTCACGAGGTAGATAGGTTAGTAAAATGTTGGGGTATATTTATCTATCTGCTcttctcttctctttctccGAAGGTAACTGTGATCAGCCCTTTTAAGCTGCAAAACCCTCCAGAGAACTATCGCGAGATCGAGATCGAGTACAGTGGAAGGGCGTTCAATGGTACAGTGGGCGAGGATGAAGATTAAAGTATGTACGATATGTGCTAATTCTACTACAACTCTCATCTTCCAGACGCAATGGATCATATCTTTGAATCTACCGAGAACAGCGTGGTGAGCAATCTGTTCCAAATGCGACAGTATGTTGAGGAAACGACCAACGCCACGCTGACCTCACCCGCAGTACAAAGGTTATTGCAATCACCAAACGAAATGTTcgatctgttgctgctggagaTTTTTATGGATGATGCTTTGCTTGGGTTTGGTGACCGTTTCCAATGTCCGATTGTG
This Anopheles marshallii chromosome 3, idAnoMarsDA_429_01, whole genome shotgun sequence DNA region includes the following protein-coding sequences:
- the LOC128713418 gene encoding uncharacterized protein LOC128713418 — its product is MLSTLGSYIWGSSEADSPLTEVTFTINGKPYTVDPRTIPVDTSLNTFIRNHAHLTGTKFMCLEGGCGACIVNVNGIHPVTKEKKSWAVNSCLYPVYACHGLDVKTVEGIGNRKDGYHPIQQRLAHLNGTQCGYCSPGMVMNMYSLMEANRGAISMDDVENAFGGNICRCTGYRPILDAFKSLTVDADEKLLDACQDIEDLTKTCPKTGSPCAGKCISAKDRIDLKRPVKLVFEDDKEWHRVAQLADIFAIFEQIGSKPYMLVAGNTAHGVYRRSPALQAFIDINAVEELHTHSSANNELVVGANVSLTEFMHILDETANKSPNFSHFMQLVKHIDLIANVPVRSAGTIAGNLSIKNQHHEFPSDMYLILETVGAKLTVVEAGGKSSLITPAEFVQLDMQKKVLKSVTLPALDSTRYQYRSFKVMPRSQNAHAYVNGAFLTKFAEDGVTVESIKICFGGISPDFTHATATEAFLTGKNLFDADTILATMNQLTNDIRPDWVLPDVSAEYRKNLAMALYYKYLLDIAPDGTVLVKPSYRSGGTVLERPLSSGQQTFDTYERNWPLTKNIPKIEALAQTSGEAKFTNDLPPLPGELYGAFVIATKPHTRIGKIDATDALKYPGVVAFYSAKDIPGTNNFMPASLGNQEVEEVFCSGEVLYHGQPVGIILAETFNQANHAATLVNILYERMSQPQPVYPTLKSLVDNQAKMRIFDEPPTTTRRGSNYRVKVSAARKVTGRFEMAGQYHYTMETQTCVCVPIEDGMDVHSSTQWVDLCQIAIASMLKVPENSLNITVRRLGGGYGSKISRAGQVACACALAAHLQNRPVRFVLTIESNMSSIGKRYGCITDYEVDVETNGRIVKLTNNYMQDYGASLNESVGEATSEFFNNCYDTKTWKVVGKAAKTDAPSNTWCRAPGTTEGIAMIENIMEHIAWELGLDPLELRLVNTPDGSKMRELLPQFRTDVGYNQRRTEIDQFNIDNRWRKRGIAISLMRYPLGYFGALHALVSIHAGDGTVSVTHGGIEMGQGMNTKAAQVAAFVLGLPLEKISIKPTNSLTSPNAIVTGGSMTSEAVCYAVKKACEILLERIKPVRDAHKDVPWETITQLCYAGNVDLCATYQYRATELKPYIIWGLSCAEVEVDVLTGNVQLRRVDILEDTGESLSPGIDVGQIEGAFIMGVGYWLTEALVYNAEDGALLTNRTWTYKPPGAKDIPVDFRVRFLHNSSNPAGVLRSKATGEPALNMSIVVLFALRNALRSARKDAGLADDWIPMGTASTPDQVHLLAGNSIEQYKLN